A portion of the Acidobacteriaceae bacterium genome contains these proteins:
- a CDS encoding VWA domain-containing protein, with amino-acid sequence MLAPGSRKACLLYTGLLSAGLLGVTFSASAQQPTTTQRTPDALTRDSDPVPSPDPDKQVVPSAPADQAPQAIGGVGQVVEQNGQFTLQTNAYEVRLNASVIDSSGQSVDSLPQSAFRVYEDGVLQNIIGFRHEDLPVSLGILIDSSGSMYDKRTSVDAASIDLVRLSNPQDEAFLVDFSSEAYIDQDFTSDITKLQKGLSYIKSSGGTALYDAVVASADYLSKNAKRPKQVLLIVTDGDDNASSASLEAAIRRVQNLDGPVIYCIGLLFGEDVSRSEARHSREVLTELATQTGGAAYFPRSLKEVDGITREVAADIRTQYTIGYRSTNPPQNGGYRQIHVEAKEKGYRGLQVRTRSGYFPKVAGANKK; translated from the coding sequence TTGTTAGCTCCCGGTTCGCGAAAAGCGTGCCTGCTGTACACCGGCCTGCTGAGTGCAGGTCTGCTCGGCGTGACTTTCTCCGCCTCGGCACAGCAGCCGACGACGACCCAGCGTACCCCCGATGCGCTCACGCGTGACAGCGACCCCGTTCCTTCGCCCGATCCCGACAAGCAGGTCGTCCCCTCGGCCCCCGCCGACCAGGCCCCACAGGCCATCGGCGGAGTTGGTCAGGTCGTCGAGCAGAACGGCCAGTTCACCTTGCAGACGAACGCCTACGAGGTTCGCCTGAACGCCTCCGTCATCGACAGCAGCGGCCAGTCCGTGGACTCGCTCCCGCAATCCGCCTTCCGCGTCTACGAAGATGGTGTCCTGCAGAACATCATCGGCTTCCGCCACGAAGATCTCCCCGTCTCGCTCGGCATCCTCATCGACAGCTCCGGCTCGATGTACGACAAGCGGACCTCCGTCGACGCCGCCTCCATCGACCTTGTCCGGCTCTCGAACCCACAGGACGAAGCCTTCCTCGTCGACTTCAGCTCCGAGGCCTACATCGATCAGGACTTCACCAGCGACATCACCAAGCTGCAGAAGGGCCTCAGCTACATCAAGTCCAGCGGCGGCACCGCGCTCTACGACGCCGTTGTCGCTTCCGCTGATTATCTGTCCAAGAACGCCAAGCGTCCCAAGCAGGTCCTGCTCATCGTCACAGACGGCGACGACAACGCCTCCAGCGCTTCGCTCGAAGCAGCCATTCGTCGCGTCCAGAACCTCGATGGCCCGGTGATTTACTGCATCGGCCTGCTCTTTGGCGAAGACGTCAGCCGCTCGGAAGCCCGTCACTCGCGCGAAGTCCTCACCGAACTCGCCACGCAGACCGGCGGCGCAGCCTACTTCCCGCGCTCGTTGAAGGAGGTGGACGGCATCACACGTGAGGTTGCCGCCGACATCCGTACCCAGTACACCATCGGCTATCGGTCCACCAACCCGCCACAAAACGGCGGCTATCGCCAGATTCACGTGGAAGCCAAGGAAAAGGGCTATCGTGGCCTGCAGGTTCGCACCCGCAGCGGATACTTCCCCAAAGTCGCGGGGGCAAATAAGAAGTAG
- a CDS encoding long-chain fatty acid--CoA ligase, which translates to MLDLKTINDVFVKVAERGDETVALKQAGDSWQPITANQMVGRVRAVMQALERWGIQRGDRVALVSNNRPEWPIVDFAVLASGAADVPLYQTLTPEQMGFILRDAGAKAIFLDSREQYDKLLAAGDLPDLNHVAVFDEGDFEGAEKFSDILKDAPSLESFDDALRAKLAETQPEELASIIYTSGTTGDPKGVMLTHNNLASNLRYSTDDLYIDKTGTCISFLPLSHALARHLDYALYVNGATLAYLPKFEDLPKAMKTVHPTIFLAVPRVFEKVRQAVEGKSHGLKKSILTWALGVGAKHRAEVAAGKKPGGLLYSIADKLVFVKIREAFGTCARVFISGGAPLGKETTEWFLDVGVRVFEGYGLTETSPVLSRNTFAQYRQGTVGPMIPNMEARVASDGEIEVRGESVFAGYWQKEEATKKEFTEDGWFKTGDIGKLEDGFLSITDRKKELMKTSGGKYVAPQPIESKLKVDALVGQAALIGDNRKFVSVIISPNIQPLKAWAEKNGVSTADEQAMVNDPKVKKAYEAIIEKVNGSLAHFESIKKVVIVPEEWTVDSGELTPSMKLKRRVINEKYKNKIEEIYAE; encoded by the coding sequence ATGCTCGATCTGAAGACGATCAACGATGTGTTTGTGAAGGTGGCAGAGCGTGGCGACGAAACGGTCGCGCTGAAACAGGCAGGCGATAGCTGGCAACCCATCACCGCCAACCAGATGGTCGGCCGCGTCCGTGCCGTCATGCAGGCGCTCGAGCGTTGGGGCATTCAGCGCGGCGATCGCGTCGCCCTCGTCAGCAACAACCGCCCCGAGTGGCCCATCGTCGACTTCGCCGTGCTCGCCTCCGGCGCCGCAGACGTTCCGCTCTACCAGACCCTTACGCCCGAGCAGATGGGCTTCATCCTGCGTGACGCTGGCGCCAAGGCAATCTTCCTCGACAGCCGCGAGCAATATGACAAGCTCCTTGCCGCGGGTGATCTGCCTGATCTGAACCACGTCGCAGTCTTCGATGAAGGCGACTTCGAAGGAGCAGAGAAGTTCTCCGACATCCTCAAGGACGCTCCTTCGCTCGAATCCTTCGACGACGCCCTGCGAGCGAAACTCGCCGAAACGCAGCCCGAAGAACTCGCCTCGATCATCTACACGAGCGGCACAACGGGCGACCCCAAGGGCGTGATGCTCACGCACAACAACCTGGCCTCGAACCTGCGCTACTCCACCGACGATCTCTACATCGACAAGACCGGCACCTGCATCTCGTTCCTTCCGCTCAGCCATGCGCTGGCCCGGCATCTTGACTACGCGCTCTACGTCAACGGAGCCACGCTCGCCTACCTGCCCAAGTTCGAAGACCTGCCCAAGGCCATGAAGACAGTTCATCCGACGATCTTCCTCGCGGTTCCGCGCGTCTTTGAGAAGGTCCGTCAAGCTGTGGAAGGCAAGAGCCACGGCCTCAAGAAGTCGATCCTCACCTGGGCGCTCGGCGTCGGCGCAAAGCACCGCGCCGAAGTGGCCGCAGGCAAGAAGCCCGGCGGCCTTCTGTACTCCATCGCGGACAAACTCGTCTTCGTCAAAATTCGTGAAGCCTTCGGCACCTGCGCCCGCGTCTTCATCTCCGGTGGCGCGCCTCTCGGCAAGGAAACCACCGAGTGGTTCCTCGACGTCGGCGTTCGCGTCTTCGAAGGCTACGGCCTTACCGAAACCTCGCCCGTGCTCTCGCGCAACACCTTCGCCCAGTATCGTCAGGGAACCGTCGGCCCCATGATCCCCAACATGGAAGCACGCGTCGCCTCCGACGGCGAGATCGAAGTCCGCGGCGAGTCTGTCTTTGCAGGCTACTGGCAGAAGGAAGAAGCCACGAAGAAGGAGTTCACCGAGGACGGCTGGTTCAAGACCGGTGATATCGGCAAGCTCGAAGACGGCTTCCTCTCCATCACTGATCGCAAGAAAGAGCTGATGAAGACCTCCGGCGGCAAGTACGTCGCGCCGCAGCCCATCGAAAGCAAGCTGAAGGTCGACGCTCTCGTCGGCCAGGCCGCGCTCATCGGCGACAACCGCAAGTTCGTCAGCGTCATCATCTCGCCCAACATACAGCCCCTCAAGGCATGGGCCGAGAAGAACGGCGTCAGCACCGCCGACGAGCAGGCTATGGTGAACGATCCCAAGGTCAAAAAGGCCTATGAAGCAATCATCGAAAAGGTGAACGGCTCTCTCGCGCACTTTGAATCGATTAAAAAAGTCGTTATCGTACCCGAAGAGTGGACCGTTGACTCCGGCGAGCTAACCCCCAGCATGAAACTCAAGCGCCGCGTCATCAACGAGAAGTACAAGAACAAGATCGAGGAGATATATGCGGAGTAG
- a CDS encoding HAD family acid phosphatase, which yields MRSRLTLALAAAVSFSGVLWAQVPTVPTDHFGPPTDCVGVHTSAHRRSASAAEAEQREGESQSWLGLTRTLPSHEPVENIAISRMRVADYADCVGDSGCYWSELDEQYRRAQDALSVAAKTAHPGEKLAVVMDIDETTLSGYCEIKREDFGYIGASYEAWIVSPESAVTIPGAKRFFDQAKKLGVAVFFITGRSGEQEPGKPSSRENQTAATIRNLKAAGFGGYTGLALRNGDENGLSTIAYKSRERAKIAGRGYRIVMSVGDQWSDLLGEPRAETSVKLPNPFYFLP from the coding sequence ATGCGGAGTAGGTTGACGCTGGCCCTGGCGGCCGCAGTTTCGTTCAGTGGTGTCCTGTGGGCGCAGGTGCCCACAGTTCCTACAGATCACTTCGGCCCGCCAACCGACTGTGTCGGCGTCCATACCTCCGCTCATCGCCGCTCGGCCTCTGCCGCAGAAGCCGAGCAGCGCGAAGGGGAGTCGCAATCCTGGCTCGGCCTCACGCGCACCCTGCCCTCCCATGAACCGGTAGAAAACATCGCCATCTCGCGGATGCGTGTAGCGGACTACGCTGACTGCGTCGGCGACAGCGGATGCTACTGGTCAGAGCTCGACGAGCAGTACCGCCGCGCGCAGGACGCCCTCAGCGTGGCTGCAAAGACCGCGCACCCCGGCGAAAAGCTCGCCGTCGTCATGGATATTGACGAGACCACGCTCTCCGGCTACTGCGAGATCAAGCGCGAGGACTTCGGTTACATTGGTGCCAGCTACGAGGCCTGGATCGTCAGCCCCGAGTCCGCCGTCACCATCCCGGGAGCCAAACGCTTCTTCGATCAGGCGAAGAAACTCGGCGTCGCCGTCTTCTTTATAACCGGCCGCTCCGGCGAGCAGGAACCCGGCAAGCCCAGCAGCCGCGAAAACCAGACCGCCGCCACAATCCGCAATCTGAAAGCCGCAGGCTTCGGCGGCTACACCGGGCTGGCTCTGCGCAACGGCGACGAAAACGGCCTCTCCACCATCGCCTACAAGTCACGCGAGCGGGCAAAGATCGCCGGTAGGGGCTACCGTATCGTCATGAGCGTCGGCGACCAGTGGAGCGACCTGCTCGGCGAACCGCGTGCCGAAACCAGCGTCAAGCTGCCAAACCCGTTCTACTTTCTGCCATAA
- a CDS encoding MBL fold metallo-hydrolase: MSLLGRARKENGKYLNPVPTTVGDFGTMLKVLPLYFTNKEESEPKQPLGPFHTDTRLYATPPASGLRVTWFGHSAMLLEIDGLRVLIDPVWEQRASPVEFFGPKRFFAPTLTLEEMPELDVILVSHDHYDHFGANTLKHLATLKSTQRATWITAAGVGKRLEKLGVPTSRISALDWTQTIEVPGRELAGGLRITAWPSRHFSGRTPWDRNSTLWASYVIESPQHRVYYGADSGLWDGFAEIGAQYDRFDLIMLEIGASHPLWSNIHLGPDNATKAYLAMGGPEKCGPLFPIHWGLFNLALHGWKQPIDRMCEIADEQNLPLWLPEPGQPTEVVAGSPSRSSWWKRF; encoded by the coding sequence ATGAGTCTGCTTGGCCGCGCGCGTAAAGAAAACGGGAAGTACCTCAACCCCGTCCCCACAACTGTTGGTGACTTCGGAACTATGTTGAAGGTTCTGCCTCTCTACTTCACCAATAAAGAAGAGAGCGAACCAAAGCAGCCGCTCGGCCCCTTCCATACCGACACCCGCCTCTACGCCACGCCGCCCGCAAGCGGCCTGCGCGTCACCTGGTTCGGGCACTCCGCCATGCTGTTGGAGATCGACGGCCTCCGCGTTCTCATCGATCCCGTCTGGGAGCAGCGCGCCAGCCCCGTGGAGTTCTTCGGCCCAAAGCGTTTCTTCGCTCCAACACTCACGCTGGAAGAGATGCCGGAGCTGGACGTCATCCTCGTCTCGCACGACCACTACGACCACTTTGGCGCAAACACCCTCAAGCATCTGGCCACGCTTAAATCCACCCAGCGTGCTACCTGGATTACCGCCGCGGGCGTCGGCAAGCGCCTCGAAAAGCTCGGCGTCCCCACCTCTCGAATCTCCGCCCTCGACTGGACGCAGACCATAGAGGTTCCCGGTCGCGAGCTCGCCGGTGGCCTGCGCATCACCGCCTGGCCCTCGCGTCACTTCTCCGGCCGCACCCCGTGGGATAGAAACTCAACACTATGGGCGTCCTACGTGATCGAAAGCCCGCAGCATCGCGTCTACTACGGCGCAGACTCAGGCCTCTGGGACGGCTTTGCCGAAATCGGCGCCCAATACGATCGCTTCGACCTGATCATGCTTGAAATCGGCGCCTCGCATCCTCTCTGGTCGAACATTCACCTTGGTCCCGATAACGCCACCAAGGCCTACCTGGCCATGGGAGGCCCGGAGAAATGCGGTCCTCTCTTTCCCATTCACTGGGGACTGTTCAACCTCGCGCTCCACGGCTGGAAGCAGCCGATCGACCGTATGTGCGAGATTGCCGATGAGCAAAACCTTCCGCTCTGGTTACCCGAACCCGGGCAGCCGACGGAGGTTGTCGCTGGAAGCCCGTCACGGTCTTCGTGGTGGAAACGCTTTTAA
- a CDS encoding helix-turn-helix domain-containing protein yields the protein MAAGTQGQIAVREVMDIRQAAEYLGISGDTLYRYASEGFVPAFKLGNRWRFRKSLLDSWMDEKSGVNPASTADVDPAAKKPMGRAR from the coding sequence ATGGCTGCAGGTACGCAGGGACAGATTGCGGTTCGCGAAGTGATGGACATTCGGCAGGCTGCGGAGTATCTCGGCATTAGCGGCGACACGCTCTACCGTTACGCCAGCGAAGGTTTCGTGCCTGCGTTCAAGCTCGGCAACCGCTGGCGCTTTCGCAAGAGCCTGCTCGACTCCTGGATGGACGAGAAGAGCGGCGTTAACCCCGCTTCGACGGCCGACGTAGACCCGGCAGCGAAGAAGCCCATGGGGCGAGCCCGCTAA
- a CDS encoding metallophosphoesterase: MTRRAFLAAAGLTAAGIGTYSATHARHEFFINQLELPIRNLPDAFVGFHIVQISDIHLQGFTEPWFLERILASVNNLNPDLVLITGDYISRGPHPEKHAWRSAGLCSEILSTLKAPQRFGILGNHDVAVGAGHVIEAIEAHGTPILVDSYFALERGSDRLWLAGSDDASTRIPDLDLAIPQDPRAPVILMAHEPDFVDHIVKHPTFKKIDVVLSGHTHGGQVRLPFVGPLILPPLGKNYVEGMFHFDHMKLYVNRGIGTVGLPFRLNCPAEITSFILSRA; this comes from the coding sequence ATGACGCGCCGTGCCTTTCTGGCCGCTGCCGGTCTGACGGCCGCGGGCATCGGGACGTACTCTGCCACGCACGCGCGCCACGAGTTCTTCATCAATCAGCTGGAACTACCGATCCGGAACCTGCCTGACGCGTTTGTCGGCTTCCACATCGTGCAGATTTCCGACATTCATCTGCAAGGGTTTACCGAGCCATGGTTCCTGGAACGCATCCTTGCCAGCGTGAACAATCTGAACCCGGACCTTGTGCTGATTACGGGCGACTACATCAGCCGTGGGCCGCATCCTGAAAAGCATGCGTGGCGCTCCGCGGGGCTGTGTTCGGAGATTCTTTCCACGCTCAAGGCGCCGCAGCGCTTTGGAATTCTGGGCAACCATGATGTCGCGGTCGGGGCTGGCCATGTGATCGAGGCCATTGAGGCCCACGGTACGCCGATTCTCGTCGATAGCTACTTTGCGCTGGAGCGCGGCTCCGACAGGCTTTGGCTGGCGGGCTCAGACGACGCGAGCACGCGAATTCCCGATCTCGATCTGGCGATTCCGCAGGACCCTCGCGCGCCGGTGATTCTGATGGCGCATGAGCCGGACTTTGTGGACCACATCGTGAAGCATCCGACGTTCAAGAAGATCGACGTCGTACTCTCCGGCCATACGCACGGCGGACAGGTGCGCCTGCCGTTCGTGGGACCACTGATCCTGCCGCCGCTCGGCAAGAACTATGTCGAAGGCATGTTCCACTTCGACCACATGAAGCTTTATGTCAACCGTGGCATTGGGACGGTCGGGTTGCCGTTCCGGCTGAACTGCCCGGCAGAGATCACCAGCTTCATCCTGAGCCGCGCGTAA
- a CDS encoding Xaa-Pro peptidase family protein: protein MKTMQFGERRKKALRSALDSGLDGLIVTHGPDVRWLSGFTGSSGAVAIRKGSPAVLFTDGRYTTQAKAQAAGLSVKIGKGAPGTLAAAWLAARGAKRCGFEPAETTVSAFEAMRKAIPSAVRRGFLVAKPGLVSSLRELKDVGEIAKMRAAAALGCRLFNDNLDTLLTGTETEAEFALRLESGARRAGADGMSFETIIAGATRSALPHGKASAAKLPRKGFVTVDFGVVLNGYCSDMTRTIYRGKASKRERDVYHSVLEAQNAAVAAVRSGVTCGEVDEAARSVLRRARLDKWFTHSTGHGVGLEIHEGPRVAAKQAQRLEAGMVITIEPGVYLPGEWGIRIEDTVVVTADGCEVITAASPKVWIQK, encoded by the coding sequence ATGAAGACGATGCAGTTTGGTGAAAGACGCAAAAAAGCTCTGCGCAGCGCACTGGATTCAGGTCTCGACGGGTTGATCGTAACCCATGGCCCGGACGTCCGCTGGTTGAGCGGCTTTACCGGTTCCAGTGGTGCCGTGGCGATCCGGAAGGGTTCGCCAGCGGTTCTGTTTACGGATGGCCGCTACACTACGCAGGCCAAAGCCCAGGCCGCAGGCTTGAGCGTAAAGATCGGCAAAGGCGCTCCCGGCACGCTTGCTGCAGCATGGCTGGCAGCGCGTGGGGCAAAACGTTGCGGCTTTGAACCAGCCGAAACCACCGTCTCCGCCTTCGAAGCCATGCGCAAAGCCATCCCGTCTGCCGTTCGCCGCGGATTCCTTGTCGCAAAGCCCGGCCTCGTCAGCAGCCTCCGCGAGCTGAAGGACGTTGGCGAAATCGCAAAGATGCGCGCCGCCGCCGCACTTGGCTGCAGGCTTTTCAACGACAATCTGGACACCCTTTTGACCGGCACCGAAACCGAGGCGGAGTTTGCTCTCCGTCTCGAAAGTGGTGCCCGCCGCGCCGGTGCCGACGGCATGAGCTTTGAGACGATCATCGCCGGGGCCACACGCTCCGCGTTGCCGCACGGCAAGGCCAGCGCCGCAAAGCTGCCGCGAAAAGGCTTCGTCACTGTGGACTTTGGAGTCGTGCTCAACGGCTACTGCTCGGACATGACCCGCACAATCTATCGCGGCAAGGCCAGCAAGCGCGAGCGGGACGTGTATCATTCGGTGCTGGAAGCGCAGAACGCGGCAGTGGCCGCAGTGCGCTCCGGAGTGACCTGCGGCGAGGTGGACGAAGCCGCGCGCAGCGTGCTTCGTCGGGCCCGGTTGGACAAATGGTTTACGCACTCCACCGGCCACGGGGTCGGGTTGGAGATTCATGAAGGTCCGCGAGTAGCCGCCAAGCAAGCGCAACGGTTGGAAGCGGGCATGGTGATAACGATTGAGCCGGGAGTCTATCTACCCGGCGAGTGGGGAATTCGCATCGAAGATACGGTAGTGGTCACCGCAGACGGTTGCGAGGTCATCACCGCGGCAAGCCCCAAAGTTTGGATTCAGAAGTAA
- the accB gene encoding acetyl-CoA carboxylase biotin carboxyl carrier protein, with translation MASGQDLKELRELVEFLKANDIAEFELERDDVKVALKFSNAIVQPAAQITYAAPAGAPAASAPAAALAAAPATAPAAASAPVDETAGAHIVKSPIVGTFYAAPSPDADAFVKLGDNVSKGKVICIVEAMKLMNEIESDASGEIVKIFVETGSPVEYGQPLFAIK, from the coding sequence ATGGCTTCAGGACAGGATTTGAAAGAGCTGCGCGAACTGGTCGAATTTTTGAAGGCCAACGACATCGCCGAGTTTGAGCTCGAGCGCGACGACGTGAAGGTAGCGCTGAAGTTCTCGAACGCGATCGTTCAGCCTGCTGCACAGATCACCTATGCGGCCCCCGCAGGCGCTCCGGCAGCTTCGGCTCCGGCTGCTGCACTCGCTGCAGCTCCCGCGACCGCCCCGGCAGCAGCATCTGCTCCCGTGGACGAAACCGCAGGTGCGCATATCGTAAAGTCGCCGATCGTCGGCACTTTCTACGCCGCTCCTTCGCCGGACGCAGACGCCTTTGTGAAGCTCGGAGACAACGTCTCCAAGGGTAAGGTCATCTGCATCGTCGAAGCGATGAAGCTGATGAACGAGATCGAATCCGACGCCTCAGGCGAGATCGTAAAGATCTTCGTCGAAACCGGCAGCCCGGTCGAGTACGGCCAGCCGCTGTTCGCAATCAAGTAG
- the accC gene encoding acetyl-CoA carboxylase biotin carboxylase subunit → MFRKVLIANRGEIALRVISACKEMGIRTVAVYSEADRNSLHVRFADEAVCIGPPKSSDSYLNVASIIAAAEITGADAIHPGYGLLSENANFAEVCRASNIKFIGPPPDTMRMMGEKATARTTMKNAKVPILPGSDGILKDVDEALATAKKIKYPVILKAVAGGGGRGMRIVRAPEELADLYNSASTEALNAFSNGDLYMEKFIERPRHIEFQVLADEHGNVMSLGERECSIQRRHQKLIEEAPSLQVSPELRKKLGNVIEQSLKDIGYWNAGTIEFLMDEDGEIYFIEMNTRIQVEHCVTEMVTGVDLVKAQLRIAAGEKLSDIVPEYPEIRGHAIECRINAEHPEKFTPSPGKITVFNVPGGNGVRIDTAQYQEGVVPQFYDSMIGKLICHGKDREEAIAKTQRALSQFVVEGIFTTIPLHQRIFEDEDFRKGDFDTKFMERFLTK, encoded by the coding sequence ATGTTTCGTAAAGTTTTGATCGCAAACCGTGGAGAGATCGCCCTGCGCGTCATCTCGGCGTGCAAGGAAATGGGCATCCGCACGGTAGCGGTGTACTCCGAGGCTGATCGCAACAGCCTTCACGTGCGTTTCGCCGACGAGGCCGTCTGCATCGGCCCTCCGAAGTCCTCCGACAGCTACCTCAACGTAGCGTCGATCATCGCTGCTGCCGAAATCACCGGTGCCGATGCCATCCACCCCGGCTATGGCCTGCTCAGCGAAAACGCGAACTTCGCCGAAGTCTGCCGTGCTTCGAACATCAAGTTCATCGGGCCCCCGCCCGACACCATGCGTATGATGGGCGAAAAGGCCACCGCGCGCACCACCATGAAGAACGCCAAGGTGCCCATTCTTCCGGGTTCTGACGGCATCCTCAAGGACGTCGACGAAGCGCTCGCCACCGCAAAGAAGATCAAGTACCCAGTCATCCTCAAGGCTGTCGCAGGCGGCGGCGGACGCGGCATGCGTATCGTCCGCGCCCCCGAAGAGCTCGCTGACCTCTACAACTCGGCGTCCACCGAAGCTCTCAACGCCTTCTCCAACGGCGACCTCTACATGGAGAAGTTCATCGAGCGCCCGCGCCATATCGAATTCCAGGTGCTGGCCGACGAGCACGGCAACGTCATGAGCCTCGGCGAGCGCGAGTGCTCCATCCAGCGCCGCCATCAGAAGCTCATCGAAGAAGCGCCCTCGCTTCAGGTCTCGCCCGAGCTCCGCAAGAAGCTTGGCAACGTCATCGAGCAGTCCCTCAAGGACATCGGCTACTGGAACGCCGGCACCATCGAGTTCCTCATGGACGAAGACGGCGAGATCTACTTCATCGAGATGAACACCCGCATCCAGGTCGAGCACTGCGTCACCGAAATGGTCACCGGCGTCGATCTCGTGAAGGCCCAGCTCCGCATCGCGGCCGGCGAAAAGCTCTCCGACATCGTCCCCGAGTACCCGGAGATTCGCGGCCACGCCATCGAGTGCCGCATCAACGCCGAGCACCCCGAGAAGTTCACCCCCAGCCCCGGCAAGATCACGGTCTTCAACGTCCCCGGCGGCAACGGTGTGCGCATCGACACCGCCCAGTATCAGGAAGGCGTCGTTCCGCAGTTCTACGACTCCATGATCGGCAAGCTCATCTGCCACGGCAAGGACCGCGAAGAGGCCATCGCCAAGACCCAGCGTGCGCTCAGCCAGTTCGTCGTCGAAGGCATCTTCACCACGATCCCGCTGCACCAGCGCATCTTCGAGGACGAAGACTTCCGCAAGGGAGACTTCGACACGAAGTTCATGGAGCGCTTCCTCACCAAGTAA
- the thiE gene encoding thiamine phosphate synthase, which yields MTMLPKFYPILDKETLDRRGIRVSCFAGELARAGVKLLQLRDKRGEPQEVLRSASAIKHAFDGTHCQLVLNDRADLARLAGWSGVHVGHTDMPPAEVRELLLTDAFVGVSTHNDQQVLAADAGCADYVAIGPIFATGTKLDADPVVGLEGLRRARALTRKPIVAIGGITRQNAQSVLDAGADCVAVIGGLFIPGERPGKVASDFLELLG from the coding sequence ATGACGATGCTGCCGAAGTTCTACCCCATCCTCGACAAAGAAACCCTCGACCGCCGCGGCATCCGCGTCAGCTGCTTCGCCGGGGAACTCGCCCGCGCCGGGGTCAAACTCCTCCAGCTTCGCGACAAGCGCGGCGAACCGCAGGAGGTCCTGCGTTCGGCCAGCGCCATCAAGCACGCCTTCGACGGCACTCACTGCCAGCTCGTGCTGAACGACCGTGCCGATCTCGCCAGGCTCGCAGGCTGGAGCGGCGTACACGTCGGCCATACCGACATGCCTCCCGCCGAGGTCCGCGAGCTTCTGCTGACCGACGCCTTTGTCGGCGTCTCCACGCACAACGACCAGCAGGTGCTGGCCGCAGACGCAGGCTGCGCCGACTACGTCGCCATCGGCCCCATCTTCGCCACCGGGACCAAGCTCGACGCCGACCCGGTCGTCGGCCTCGAAGGTCTCCGCCGCGCCCGCGCTCTCACCCGCAAGCCCATCGTGGCCATCGGCGGCATCACGCGCCAGAACGCGCAGAGCGTCCTCGACGCAGGTGCGGACTGCGTCGCCGTCATCGGCGGCCTCTTCATCCCCGGAGAGCGTCCCGGCAAGGTCGCCTCCGACTTCCTTGAACTGCTCGGCTAA